In the genome of Populus nigra chromosome 9, ddPopNigr1.1, whole genome shotgun sequence, one region contains:
- the LOC133703499 gene encoding NAC domain-containing protein 14-like isoform X1: MVAMVPVDSLPLGFRFRPTDEELINHYLRLKINGRDSEVEVIPEIDICKWEPWDLPGLSVIKTEDPEWFFFCPRDRKYPNGHRSNRATDAGYWKATGKDRTIKSRKSAGNTTLIGMKKTLVFYRGRAPNGERTNWVMHEYRPTEKDLDGTGPGQGAFVLFRLFRKPEERPSIVKYDEIEQAEYSPTAAKSSPDDASSDLVQETATSEMSSGKQPEDIKMWSNESDNTTSNAVVPIDSCSNSLATSDVEDQVPEATAVEAYLPLDENSPLYEPMSGEPDCKVFSPMRSQIPADLGYYMDSPYASDFGNNQNGFSCLDGTSEQDVSLTELLDDYINNHDDYSGEETSSQNTLGVGSETQLFGQVPPGNFHVKDHGIYNGMAQELHASHMGAPVWPGDQFDSYELLQMQTALGTCQSPTSFSDGEIGRGNIGHFGNNFVGQDAPSANSAISSFDVYNSMEEPTSQMTSVDYGSGVSGTGIKIRTRQPQVRRHSDNLVAQGSAPRRIRLLVERSVESVGNFKVNDATHVDDEDEVQSAVTKATGDAEKQASTDYEDEVQSAVTEATGDAEKQASTEYEDEVQSAVTEATGDAEKQASTDDEDEDEVQSAVTEATGDAEKQASAVDDLQNESPLAISETNKEIAEESSSNLRLRVKREADSGSSQIASPAFPAAPPAHHGHKSLSIYVSIFLLLILFIAFAGMWRSLESLKLLWIQDGAGDNL; encoded by the exons ATGGTGGCTATGGTGCCTGTGGACTCGCTACCTTTAGGGTTTAGATTCAGGCCAACTGATGAAGAATTGATAAACCACTACTTGAGACTTAAAATCAACGGTCGTGATTCTGAAGTTGAAGTCATCCCTGAAATTGATATTTGTAAATGGGAGCCTTGGGATTTGCCTG GGCTATCTGTGATAAAGACTGAAGATCCAGAGTGGTTCTTCTTCTGCCCACGAGATAGGAAGTATCCTAACGGTCATCGTTCGAATAGAGCAACGGATGCTGGTTATTGGAAGGCTACAGGGAAGGATCGAACAATAAAGTCTCGAAAATCTGCTGGTAATACTACCTTGATTGGTATGAAGAAAACACTGGTTTTCTACCGTGGTCGTGCTCCAAATGGAGAGCGTACAAACTGGGTCATGCATGAGTATCGTCCCACTGAAAAGGATCTTGATGGTACCGGCCCTGGCCAG GGTGCATTCGTCCTTTTCCGCTTGTTCAGGAAGCCAGAAGAGAGGCCCAGCATTGTAAAGTATGATGAAATAGAACAGGCTGAATACTCTCCTACGGCTGCCAAGTCCTCTCCTGATGATGCATCATCCGATCTTGTTCAAGAAACAGCTACATCGGAAATGAGTTCAGGAAAGCAACCTGAAGATATAAAGATGTGGTCGAATGAGTCTGACAACACGACTTCTAATGCTGTGGTGCCTATTGATAGCTGCAGTAATAGTCTTGCAACTTCAGATGTTGAAGATCAAGTGCCAGAAGCAACAGCTGTGGAG gcATATCTACCACTGGATGAAAATTCACCCTTATATGAGCCCATGTCTGGTGAACCTGATTGTAAAGTTTTCTCCCCAATGCGATCACAGATTCCAGCGGACCTGGGATACTACATGGATTCACCTTATGCCAGTGACTTTGGCAACAATCAAAATGGATTTTCCTGTCTGGATGGCACCAGTGAACAGGATGTATCCCTCACTGAATTGTTAGATGATTACATAAACAACCATGATGACTATTCTGGTGAAGAAACAAGCAGTCAGAACACCTTGGGTGTTGGAAGTGAGACTCAGTTGTTTGGCCAGGTACCACCAGGAAACTTTCATGTTAAGGACCATGGTATATACAATGGGATGGCTCAAGAACTG CATGCTTCACACATGGGAGCCCCGGTGTGGCCTGGTGATCAATTTGATAGCTATGAGCTATTACAAATGCAAACTGCACTTGGTACTTGCCAATCACCCACATCCTTTTCTGATGGAGAAATTGGAAGGGGAAATATTGGACATTTTGGAAATAACTTTGTTGGACAAGATGCTCCATCTGCCAATTCTGCAATCTCATCCTTTGATGTATATAATAGTATGGAAGAACCAACCAGCCAAATGACCTCTGTAGACTATGGCAGTGGTGTTAGTGGAACTGGAATCAAGATTAGGACCCGCCAGCCTCAAGTCCGGCGACATTCAGACAACTTGGTTGCCCAGGGCAGTGCCCCAAGAAGAATCCGTTTGCTGGTAGAACGTTCAGTTGAATCAGTTGGAAATTTCAAGGTTAATGATGCAACCCAcgttgatgatgaagatgaggtGCAATCAGCTGTAACCAAG GCCACTGGAGATGCTGAAAAACAGGCCTCTACAGATTATGAAGATGAGGTGCAATCAGCTGTAACCGAG GCCACTGGAGATGCTGAAAAACAGGCCTCTACAGAGTATGAAGATGAGGTGCAATCAGCTGTAACCGAG GCCACTGGGGATGCTGAAAAACAGGCCTCTacagatgatgaagatgaagatgaggtGCAATCAGCTGTAACCGAG GCCACTGGAGATGCTGAAAAACAGGCCTCTGCAGTTGATGATCTGCAGAATGAAAGCCCACTTGCAATTTCCGAGACCAACAAGGAAATTGCTGAAGAGTCTTCTTCAAATCTGAGGTTACGAGTGAAAAGGGAAGCTGACTCCGGGAGCAGCCAGATAGCATCGCCAGCTTTTCCAGCTGCACCTCCTGCACATCATGGACACAAATCATTATCAATTTATGTCAGCATTTTCCTCCTCCTGATCTTGTTCATAGCTTTTGCTGGGATGTGGAGATCCCTCGAGTCTCTGAAGTTGCTCTGGATACAGGATGGTGCAGGTGATAATTTGTAG
- the LOC133703499 gene encoding protein NTM1-like 9 isoform X7, with product MVAMVPVDSLPLGFRFRPTDEELINHYLRLKINGRDSEVEVIPEIDICKWEPWDLPGLSVIKTEDPEWFFFCPRDRKYPNGHRSNRATDAGYWKATGKDRTIKSRKSAGNTTLIGMKKTLVFYRGRAPNGERTNWVMHEYRPTEKDLDGTGPGQGAFVLFRLFRKPEERPSIVKYDEIEQAEYSPTAAKSSPDDASSDLVQETATSEMSSGKQPEDIKMWSNESDNTTSNAVVPIDSCSNSLATSDVEDQVPEATAVEAYLPLDENSPLYEPMSGEPDCKVFSPMRSQIPADLGYYMDSPYASDFGNNQNGFSCLDGTSEQDVSLTELLDDYINNHDDYSGEETSSQNTLGVGSETQLFGQVPPGNFHVKDHGIYNGMAQELHASHMGAPVWPGDQFDSYELLQMQTALGTCQSPTSFSDGEIGRGNIGHFGNNFVGQDAPSANSAISSFDVYNSMEEPTSQMTSVDYGSGVSGTGIKIRTRQPQVRRHSDNLVAQGSAPRRIRLLVERSVESVGNFKVNDATHVDDEDEVQSAVTKATGDAEKQASTDYEDEVQSAVTEATGDAEKQASAVDDLQNESPLAISETNKEIAEESSSNLRLRVKREADSGSSQIASPAFPAAPPAHHGHKSLSIYVSIFLLLILFIAFAGMWRSLESLKLLWIQDGAGDNL from the exons ATGGTGGCTATGGTGCCTGTGGACTCGCTACCTTTAGGGTTTAGATTCAGGCCAACTGATGAAGAATTGATAAACCACTACTTGAGACTTAAAATCAACGGTCGTGATTCTGAAGTTGAAGTCATCCCTGAAATTGATATTTGTAAATGGGAGCCTTGGGATTTGCCTG GGCTATCTGTGATAAAGACTGAAGATCCAGAGTGGTTCTTCTTCTGCCCACGAGATAGGAAGTATCCTAACGGTCATCGTTCGAATAGAGCAACGGATGCTGGTTATTGGAAGGCTACAGGGAAGGATCGAACAATAAAGTCTCGAAAATCTGCTGGTAATACTACCTTGATTGGTATGAAGAAAACACTGGTTTTCTACCGTGGTCGTGCTCCAAATGGAGAGCGTACAAACTGGGTCATGCATGAGTATCGTCCCACTGAAAAGGATCTTGATGGTACCGGCCCTGGCCAG GGTGCATTCGTCCTTTTCCGCTTGTTCAGGAAGCCAGAAGAGAGGCCCAGCATTGTAAAGTATGATGAAATAGAACAGGCTGAATACTCTCCTACGGCTGCCAAGTCCTCTCCTGATGATGCATCATCCGATCTTGTTCAAGAAACAGCTACATCGGAAATGAGTTCAGGAAAGCAACCTGAAGATATAAAGATGTGGTCGAATGAGTCTGACAACACGACTTCTAATGCTGTGGTGCCTATTGATAGCTGCAGTAATAGTCTTGCAACTTCAGATGTTGAAGATCAAGTGCCAGAAGCAACAGCTGTGGAG gcATATCTACCACTGGATGAAAATTCACCCTTATATGAGCCCATGTCTGGTGAACCTGATTGTAAAGTTTTCTCCCCAATGCGATCACAGATTCCAGCGGACCTGGGATACTACATGGATTCACCTTATGCCAGTGACTTTGGCAACAATCAAAATGGATTTTCCTGTCTGGATGGCACCAGTGAACAGGATGTATCCCTCACTGAATTGTTAGATGATTACATAAACAACCATGATGACTATTCTGGTGAAGAAACAAGCAGTCAGAACACCTTGGGTGTTGGAAGTGAGACTCAGTTGTTTGGCCAGGTACCACCAGGAAACTTTCATGTTAAGGACCATGGTATATACAATGGGATGGCTCAAGAACTG CATGCTTCACACATGGGAGCCCCGGTGTGGCCTGGTGATCAATTTGATAGCTATGAGCTATTACAAATGCAAACTGCACTTGGTACTTGCCAATCACCCACATCCTTTTCTGATGGAGAAATTGGAAGGGGAAATATTGGACATTTTGGAAATAACTTTGTTGGACAAGATGCTCCATCTGCCAATTCTGCAATCTCATCCTTTGATGTATATAATAGTATGGAAGAACCAACCAGCCAAATGACCTCTGTAGACTATGGCAGTGGTGTTAGTGGAACTGGAATCAAGATTAGGACCCGCCAGCCTCAAGTCCGGCGACATTCAGACAACTTGGTTGCCCAGGGCAGTGCCCCAAGAAGAATCCGTTTGCTGGTAGAACGTTCAGTTGAATCAGTTGGAAATTTCAAGGTTAATGATGCAACCCAcgttgatgatgaagatgaggtGCAATCAGCTGTAACCAAG GCCACTGGAGATGCTGAAAAACAGGCCTCTACAGATTATGAAGATGAGGTGCAATCAGCTGTAACCGAG GCCACTGGAGATGCTGAAAAACAGGCCTCTGCAGTTGATGATCTGCAGAATGAAAGCCCACTTGCAATTTCCGAGACCAACAAGGAAATTGCTGAAGAGTCTTCTTCAAATCTGAGGTTACGAGTGAAAAGGGAAGCTGACTCCGGGAGCAGCCAGATAGCATCGCCAGCTTTTCCAGCTGCACCTCCTGCACATCATGGACACAAATCATTATCAATTTATGTCAGCATTTTCCTCCTCCTGATCTTGTTCATAGCTTTTGCTGGGATGTGGAGATCCCTCGAGTCTCTGAAGTTGCTCTGGATACAGGATGGTGCAGGTGATAATTTGTAG
- the LOC133703499 gene encoding protein NTM1-like 9 isoform X6: protein MVAMVPVDSLPLGFRFRPTDEELINHYLRLKINGRDSEVEVIPEIDICKWEPWDLPGLSVIKTEDPEWFFFCPRDRKYPNGHRSNRATDAGYWKATGKDRTIKSRKSAGNTTLIGMKKTLVFYRGRAPNGERTNWVMHEYRPTEKDLDGTGPGQGAFVLFRLFRKPEERPSIVKYDEIEQAEYSPTAAKSSPDDASSDLVQETATSEMSSGKQPEDIKMWSNESDNTTSNAVVPIDSCSNSLATSDVEDQVPEATAVEAYLPLDENSPLYEPMSGEPDCKVFSPMRSQIPADLGYYMDSPYASDFGNNQNGFSCLDGTSEQDVSLTELLDDYINNHDDYSGEETSSQNTLGVGSETQLFGQVPPGNFHVKDHGIYNGMAQELHASHMGAPVWPGDQFDSYELLQMQTALGTCQSPTSFSDGEIGRGNIGHFGNNFVGQDAPSANSAISSFDVYNSMEEPTSQMTSVDYGSGVSGTGIKIRTRQPQVRRHSDNLVAQGSAPRRIRLLVERSVESVGNFKVNDATHVDDEDEVQSAVTKATGDAEKQASTDDEDEDEVQSAVTEATGDAEKQASAVDDLQNESPLAISETNKEIAEESSSNLRLRVKREADSGSSQIASPAFPAAPPAHHGHKSLSIYVSIFLLLILFIAFAGMWRSLESLKLLWIQDGAGDNL, encoded by the exons ATGGTGGCTATGGTGCCTGTGGACTCGCTACCTTTAGGGTTTAGATTCAGGCCAACTGATGAAGAATTGATAAACCACTACTTGAGACTTAAAATCAACGGTCGTGATTCTGAAGTTGAAGTCATCCCTGAAATTGATATTTGTAAATGGGAGCCTTGGGATTTGCCTG GGCTATCTGTGATAAAGACTGAAGATCCAGAGTGGTTCTTCTTCTGCCCACGAGATAGGAAGTATCCTAACGGTCATCGTTCGAATAGAGCAACGGATGCTGGTTATTGGAAGGCTACAGGGAAGGATCGAACAATAAAGTCTCGAAAATCTGCTGGTAATACTACCTTGATTGGTATGAAGAAAACACTGGTTTTCTACCGTGGTCGTGCTCCAAATGGAGAGCGTACAAACTGGGTCATGCATGAGTATCGTCCCACTGAAAAGGATCTTGATGGTACCGGCCCTGGCCAG GGTGCATTCGTCCTTTTCCGCTTGTTCAGGAAGCCAGAAGAGAGGCCCAGCATTGTAAAGTATGATGAAATAGAACAGGCTGAATACTCTCCTACGGCTGCCAAGTCCTCTCCTGATGATGCATCATCCGATCTTGTTCAAGAAACAGCTACATCGGAAATGAGTTCAGGAAAGCAACCTGAAGATATAAAGATGTGGTCGAATGAGTCTGACAACACGACTTCTAATGCTGTGGTGCCTATTGATAGCTGCAGTAATAGTCTTGCAACTTCAGATGTTGAAGATCAAGTGCCAGAAGCAACAGCTGTGGAG gcATATCTACCACTGGATGAAAATTCACCCTTATATGAGCCCATGTCTGGTGAACCTGATTGTAAAGTTTTCTCCCCAATGCGATCACAGATTCCAGCGGACCTGGGATACTACATGGATTCACCTTATGCCAGTGACTTTGGCAACAATCAAAATGGATTTTCCTGTCTGGATGGCACCAGTGAACAGGATGTATCCCTCACTGAATTGTTAGATGATTACATAAACAACCATGATGACTATTCTGGTGAAGAAACAAGCAGTCAGAACACCTTGGGTGTTGGAAGTGAGACTCAGTTGTTTGGCCAGGTACCACCAGGAAACTTTCATGTTAAGGACCATGGTATATACAATGGGATGGCTCAAGAACTG CATGCTTCACACATGGGAGCCCCGGTGTGGCCTGGTGATCAATTTGATAGCTATGAGCTATTACAAATGCAAACTGCACTTGGTACTTGCCAATCACCCACATCCTTTTCTGATGGAGAAATTGGAAGGGGAAATATTGGACATTTTGGAAATAACTTTGTTGGACAAGATGCTCCATCTGCCAATTCTGCAATCTCATCCTTTGATGTATATAATAGTATGGAAGAACCAACCAGCCAAATGACCTCTGTAGACTATGGCAGTGGTGTTAGTGGAACTGGAATCAAGATTAGGACCCGCCAGCCTCAAGTCCGGCGACATTCAGACAACTTGGTTGCCCAGGGCAGTGCCCCAAGAAGAATCCGTTTGCTGGTAGAACGTTCAGTTGAATCAGTTGGAAATTTCAAGGTTAATGATGCAACCCAcgttgatgatgaagatgaggtGCAATCAGCTGTAACCAAG GCCACTGGGGATGCTGAAAAACAGGCCTCTacagatgatgaagatgaagatgaggtGCAATCAGCTGTAACCGAG GCCACTGGAGATGCTGAAAAACAGGCCTCTGCAGTTGATGATCTGCAGAATGAAAGCCCACTTGCAATTTCCGAGACCAACAAGGAAATTGCTGAAGAGTCTTCTTCAAATCTGAGGTTACGAGTGAAAAGGGAAGCTGACTCCGGGAGCAGCCAGATAGCATCGCCAGCTTTTCCAGCTGCACCTCCTGCACATCATGGACACAAATCATTATCAATTTATGTCAGCATTTTCCTCCTCCTGATCTTGTTCATAGCTTTTGCTGGGATGTGGAGATCCCTCGAGTCTCTGAAGTTGCTCTGGATACAGGATGGTGCAGGTGATAATTTGTAG